The Streptomyces sp. 135 sequence CTTCTCGGCCTTGCCGGTGCGGTGGTTGAAGTAGACCTTCTTGTACGGGCAGCCGGTCACGCACTTGCGCCAGCCCCGGCAGTGGTCCTGGTCGACGAGGACGATGCCGTCCTCCTCGCGCTTGTACATCGCCCCCGACGGGCAGGACGCCACGCACGACGGGTTCAGGCAGTGCTCGCAGATGCGCGGCAGATAGAACATGAAGGTCTGCTCGAAGGCGAACTTCACCTTTTCGGAAGCCTGTTGGCGGGTCTTGGCGACCATCGGGTCCAGGTGGCCGTGCTCGGTCGCGCCGCCGAGGTTGTCGTCCCAGTTCGACGACCACTCGATCTTCATCGGCTTGCCGCTGATCAGGGAGCGCGGCTCGGCCACCGGGTAGTCGTCACCGAGCGGGGCGTCGGTGAGGTTGCGGTACTCGTACGTCCAGGGTTCGTAGTAGTCCTTGATCTCGGGCAACTTGGGGTTGGAGAAGATCTCCAGGAGCGACTTGATCCGGCCGCCGTTCTTCAGCTTCAGGGCGCCGCGCCTGTTCAGCTCCCAGCCGCCGCGCCACTTCTCCTGGTCCTCGTAGCGGCGCGGATATCCCTGGCCGGGGCGGGTCTCGACGTTGTTGAACCAGACGTACTCCATGCCGTCCCGGTTGGTCCACGCCTGCTTGCACGTGACCGAACACGTATGGCAGCCGATGCACTTGTCGAGGTTCATGACCATCGCGATCTGTGCCATGACGCGCATCAGTACGTCACCTCCTGGGCGCGGCGGCGGATGACGGTGACCTCGTCGCGCTGGTTCCCCGTCGGACCGAGGTAGTTGAACGCCCATGACAACTGCGCGTAGCCGCCGATGAGATGGGACGGCTTGAGGATGAGGCGGGTCAGGGAGTTGTGGATGCCGCCGCGCTTTCCGGTGGTCTCCGTCTTCGGTACGTTCACCGTGCGTTCCTGCGCGTGGTGCATGTAGACCGTGCCGGCCGGCATGCGGTGCGAGACGATCGCGCGTGCCACCACGACGCCGTTGCGGTTCACCGCCTCGATCCAGTCGTTGTCCCGTACGCCGATCGCGTCCGCGTCCTGCGGCGCCATCCAGATGGACTGCCCGCCGCGCGAGAGCGACAGCATGAACAGGTTGTCCTGGTACTCGGAGTGGATCGACCACTTGTTGTGCGGCGTGAGGTAACGGACCGTCACCTCCCTTTCCCCGTCGGGGCCGAGTCGCGGCTCGCCGAAGAGGCGGTTCATGTCCAGGGGCGGCCGGTAGACGGGCATCGCCTCGCCCAGCTCGTGCATCCAGTCGTGGTCGATGAAGAAGTGCTGGCGTCCGGTCAGGGTGTGCCACGGCTTCAGATGCTCCGTGTTGAGTGTGAACGCGGTGTAGCGGCGCCCGCCCGACTCGCTGCCCGACCACTCCGGCGAGGTGATCACCGGCACGGGCGCGGCCTGCGTGTCGGCGTACGTGATGCGCTTGCCCTCGTGCTCGGCGGCCAGGTGCGCCATCTCCTGGCCGGTGCGCTCCTCCAGGGTGTGGAAACCCTGCGTGGCCAGGCGTCCGTTCGTCGTGCCGGACAGCGCGAGGATGGCGTTGGCCGCCTTCACGGCGGTGTTCAGCGCGGGGCGGCCGTCGGCGGGCCCGCCGAGCACCACGCCGTTGCGCTCCTTCAGCTCCTCGACCTCCCTGTCGGGGTGCAGGGCGATGCCCTTGGCGGGCAGGCCCAGTTGCTCCACGAGCGGTCCGAGCGCGGCGAACTTCGCGCCGATCGCCGTGTAGTCGCGTTCCACGACCGCGAGGTTCGGCATGGTCCGCCCCGGGACCGGCTCGCACTCGCCCTCGCGCCAGTCCAGGACGACCCCGCCGGGCTGCGCCGTCTCACCCGGCGTGTCGTGCTGGAGCGCGGTGGCGACGAGGTCCCTGCGGACGCCGAGATGGTCCACCGCCAGTTCGCTCAGCCGGTCCGCGATCTCGCGGAACGTGTCGAAGTCGGTGCGCGCCTGCCACGGCGGGTCGACCGCCGGGGTGAAGGAGTGCACGTAGGGGTGCATGTCCGTCGTCGACAGGTCGTGCTTCTCGTACCACGTCGCGGCGGGCAGCACGACGTCGGAGAGCAGCGTGGAGGACGTCTGCCGGAAGTCGAGGGAGACGAGGAGGTCGAGCTTGCCCTCCGGGGCCTCGTCACGCCAAGTGACCGTCGAGGGCCGCTCGTTCGGTGCCGCCTCCTCGGCGCGCAGCGACGAGTGCGTACCCAGCAGATGCTTCGTGAAGTACTCGGCGCCCTTCGCGGACGAGCCGAGGAGGTTGGCGCGCCACAGGGTCAGCACACGCGGCCAGTTCTCCGGGGCGTCCGGGTCCTCGCAGGCGAACTTGAGGGTGCCCGCCTTGAGTTCGCCGACGACATTGGCCACCGGGTCGTCCGTCGTCTCCGCGAGGTCCAGGGGGTTGCGGTCGAACGTCGGGTACGACGGCATCCAGCCGGAGCGCGCCGACAGGGCCAGGCAGTCGGCCCCCGTCATCCCCGCGAAGCGGCCCTCGCCCAGCGGTGAGGCGAGCACGTCGGCGGCGAACTTGTCATAGCGCCACTGGTCGGTGTTGAGGAACCAGTAGGCGGTGCCGATCATCTGCCGCGGCGGCCTGCTCCAGTCGATGCCGCCCGCCAGCGTCGCCCAGCCGGTCACCGGGCGGCACTTCTCCTGCCCGACGTAGTGCGCCCAGCCGCCCCCGTTACGGCCCTGGCAGCCCGTCAGCTGGAGCAGTGCGAGGAAGGCGCGGTAGATCGTCTCGGAGTGGAACCAGTGGTTCGTGCCCGCGCCCATCAGGATCATGCAGCGCCCGCGCGACTTCTCCGCCGTCGCGGCGAACTCCCGGGCGATCTTCACGCACTTGGCGGCGGGCACGGAGGTGTGCGCCTCCTGCCAGGCGGGTGTACCGGGCGCGTCCGCGTCGTCGTACGAGGAGGGCCACGTGCCCGGCAGCCCGTCGCGCCCGACGCCGTACTGCGCGAGGAGCAGGTCGAAGACGGTGGTGACCAGCGGCCCGTCCTGCCCGCCGAGCCGCGTCGCGGGCACCCCGCGCCGCAGCACCTCACCGCGCCCCTGGCCGTGCGCGCCGCCCTCGGTGTCGAAGCGGGGCAGCAGCACCTCGACGCCCGCCGCGACCGGCGAGCCGTGCAGCGACAGGAGCGGCTTGATGTCGCCGAGGTCGAGGTTCCACTTGCCCTTGCCGGACTCGGTCCAGCGGAAGCCGAGCGAGCCGTTGGGCACGGCCGGCCGGCCGGTGTTCTCGTCGAGCACCGCCGTCTTCCAGTCGCCGCCCTCACCGTCCTCGCCGAGGTCGGTGGCGCGCAGGAACTTCGAGGGCACGTACGCGCCGTCGCGTTCGGTCAGCGTCACCAGGAAGGGCAGGTCGGTGTACGTGCGGACGTACTCGGTGAAGAAGTCCGTCGGCCGCTCGACGAAGAACTCCTTGAGGACGACGTGCCCCATGGCGATGGCGAGCGCGCCGTCCGTGCCCGGGTGCGGGTGCAGCCACTCGTCGGCGAACTTGGCGTTGTCGGCGTAGTCCGGCGCGACGACCACGACCTTCTGCCCCCGATAGCGGGCCTCGGCCATCCAGTGCGCGTCGGGCGTCCGCGTCACCGGCACATTGGAACCCCACATCATCAGATACGCGGCGTCCCACCAGTCACCCGACTCCGGTACGTCGGTCTGGTCGCCGAACACCTGCGGCGAGGCCACCGGAAGGTCCGCGTACCAGTCGTAGAAGGAGAGCATCGGCGCGCCGATCAGCCCCATGAAACGGGCCCCGGCGGCATGCGACACCATCGACATCGCGGGGATCGGCGAGAAGCCGGCCACCCGGTCAGGGCCGTACGTCTTGATCGTGTGCACGTGCGCGGCCGCGATGATCTCGACCGCCTCGTCCCAGCTCGCCCGCACCAACCCGCCCTTGCCGCGCGCCTGTTGGTACCGGCGGCGGCGCTCCGGGTCGCCCTGGATGTCCGCCCAGGCCAGCACCGGATCCCTCAGGCGCGCCTTGGCCTCCCGGTACATCTCCAGGAGGACCCCGCGCAGATAGGGGTAGCGGACGCGGGTGGGGGAGTACGTGTACCAGGAGAACGCGGCGCCCCGGGGACAGCCGCGCGGCTCGTACTCGGGGCGGTCCGGACCGACGCTCGGGTAGTCCGTCGCCTGCGACTCCCACGTGATGATGCCGTCCTTGACGTACACCTTCCAGCGGCACGAGCCGGTGCAGTTCACGCCGTGCGTGGAGTTCACGACCTTGTCGTGGCTCCAGCGGTCCCGGTAGAAGGCGTCCGCGTCGCGGCCCCCGGTCAGCGCGACACTGTGCAGGTCGGGGG is a genomic window containing:
- a CDS encoding nitrate reductase subunit alpha; this encodes MTETTEPAAALLRAGKFFRRGTTAPDLHSVALTGGRDADAFYRDRWSHDKVVNSTHGVNCTGSCRWKVYVKDGIITWESQATDYPSVGPDRPEYEPRGCPRGAAFSWYTYSPTRVRYPYLRGVLLEMYREAKARLRDPVLAWADIQGDPERRRRYQQARGKGGLVRASWDEAVEIIAAAHVHTIKTYGPDRVAGFSPIPAMSMVSHAAGARFMGLIGAPMLSFYDWYADLPVASPQVFGDQTDVPESGDWWDAAYLMMWGSNVPVTRTPDAHWMAEARYRGQKVVVVAPDYADNAKFADEWLHPHPGTDGALAIAMGHVVLKEFFVERPTDFFTEYVRTYTDLPFLVTLTERDGAYVPSKFLRATDLGEDGEGGDWKTAVLDENTGRPAVPNGSLGFRWTESGKGKWNLDLGDIKPLLSLHGSPVAAGVEVLLPRFDTEGGAHGQGRGEVLRRGVPATRLGGQDGPLVTTVFDLLLAQYGVGRDGLPGTWPSSYDDADAPGTPAWQEAHTSVPAAKCVKIAREFAATAEKSRGRCMILMGAGTNHWFHSETIYRAFLALLQLTGCQGRNGGGWAHYVGQEKCRPVTGWATLAGGIDWSRPPRQMIGTAYWFLNTDQWRYDKFAADVLASPLGEGRFAGMTGADCLALSARSGWMPSYPTFDRNPLDLAETTDDPVANVVGELKAGTLKFACEDPDAPENWPRVLTLWRANLLGSSAKGAEYFTKHLLGTHSSLRAEEAAPNERPSTVTWRDEAPEGKLDLLVSLDFRQTSSTLLSDVVLPAATWYEKHDLSTTDMHPYVHSFTPAVDPPWQARTDFDTFREIADRLSELAVDHLGVRRDLVATALQHDTPGETAQPGGVVLDWREGECEPVPGRTMPNLAVVERDYTAIGAKFAALGPLVEQLGLPAKGIALHPDREVEELKERNGVVLGGPADGRPALNTAVKAANAILALSGTTNGRLATQGFHTLEERTGQEMAHLAAEHEGKRITYADTQAAPVPVITSPEWSGSESGGRRYTAFTLNTEHLKPWHTLTGRQHFFIDHDWMHELGEAMPVYRPPLDMNRLFGEPRLGPDGEREVTVRYLTPHNKWSIHSEYQDNLFMLSLSRGGQSIWMAPQDADAIGVRDNDWIEAVNRNGVVVARAIVSHRMPAGTVYMHHAQERTVNVPKTETTGKRGGIHNSLTRLILKPSHLIGGYAQLSWAFNYLGPTGNQRDEVTVIRRRAQEVTY